Proteins encoded together in one Halalkaliarchaeum sp. AArc-CO window:
- the epsC gene encoding serine O-acetyltransferase EpsC, which translates to MDYSYSGDAHRRLVESYEADESPFPTCDSPGFPRRDHLRDEVVLLKKLVFPRCWNAGSLTDDEEATRAALTELGSICCSGISPYVTDELSHSSGNPDAIADAVLDRLPEIREAVKKDVEAAYKGDPAAKSYLEVVRSYPGVHAALVYRFGHVLYEEGSPEYARELTEYAKTETGIDIHPGAEIGEYFFVDHGTGVVIGETATVGDWVRLYQNVTLGALHFEEEESEEHMLKKGYKRHPDIGSHVVIGAGTNVLGPVTVGDHVSIGANSWITEDIPDHTKVIVAEHPKQVRKHRE; encoded by the coding sequence ATGGACTACAGCTACTCCGGGGACGCACACCGGCGACTCGTGGAGTCCTACGAGGCGGACGAGAGCCCGTTTCCGACGTGTGACTCGCCCGGGTTCCCGCGCCGGGATCACCTCCGGGACGAGGTCGTCCTTTTGAAGAAGCTGGTGTTCCCGCGGTGCTGGAACGCCGGGTCGCTCACCGACGACGAGGAGGCCACCCGCGCTGCGCTTACGGAACTCGGCTCGATCTGCTGTTCGGGGATCAGTCCGTACGTGACGGACGAACTCTCCCACAGTTCGGGGAACCCCGACGCGATCGCCGATGCGGTGCTCGACCGACTGCCCGAGATCCGGGAGGCGGTGAAAAAGGACGTCGAGGCTGCCTACAAAGGGGACCCTGCCGCGAAGAGCTACCTCGAGGTCGTCCGGTCGTATCCGGGGGTCCACGCCGCCCTGGTGTACCGGTTCGGACACGTCCTCTACGAGGAGGGCTCCCCCGAGTACGCCCGAGAGCTGACCGAGTACGCCAAGACCGAAACCGGGATCGACATCCATCCCGGTGCGGAAATCGGCGAGTACTTCTTCGTCGACCACGGCACCGGCGTCGTGATCGGCGAAACCGCCACTGTGGGCGACTGGGTCCGGCTCTATCAGAACGTCACGCTGGGTGCGCTCCACTTCGAGGAGGAAGAAAGCGAAGAGCACATGCTGAAGAAAGGGTACAAGCGACACCCGGACATCGGGAGCCACGTCGTGATCGGCGCCGGGACGAACGTACTCGGGCCCGTCACGGTCGGCGATCACGTGAGCATCGGCGCGAACTCCTGGATCACCGAAGACATTCCGGACCACACCAAAGTTATCGTCGCGGAGCACCCGAAACAGGTCAGAAAACACCGGGAGTGA
- a CDS encoding cupin domain-containing protein: MKRPAPSEWKDRDSYRKQILATEEEIGFDGNLLQVVEIPPGEHVEPHYHRETEEVFYVLQSGGTLVIDDTEIEPEEGEVIICEPGDVHEVTNESDRPFRILVFKVNLTEDDTVWA, encoded by the coding sequence ATGAAACGACCCGCGCCGTCCGAGTGGAAGGACCGCGACAGCTACCGCAAGCAGATCCTCGCGACTGAGGAGGAGATCGGCTTCGACGGGAACCTCCTGCAGGTGGTCGAGATCCCGCCCGGCGAACACGTCGAGCCACACTACCACCGTGAAACCGAGGAGGTGTTTTACGTCCTCCAATCCGGCGGGACGCTCGTGATCGACGACACGGAGATCGAACCCGAGGAGGGCGAGGTGATCATCTGCGAACCGGGGGACGTCCACGAGGTCACAAACGAGTCGGATCGGCCGTTCCGAATCCTCGTGTTCAAGGTAAATCTGACCGAGGACGACACAGTCTGGGCGTAG